One part of the uncultured Celeribacter sp. genome encodes these proteins:
- a CDS encoding cytochrome c biogenesis protein CcdA: protein MFGIDLFDATLLPSMLVALAAGMVSFLSPCVLPIVPPYLAYMSGISMGELTGGGRGSRKAILPALLFVLGLSTVFLFMGFTASAFGMFFLKNQALFAKISGVVIIILGLHFLSVFRIPILDREARIDAGDKGGTAFGAYILGLAFAFGWTPCIGPQLGAILSMAASEGSVSRGTTLLATYAIGLGLPFLLSAIFITRAVGLMNRLKRHMGLIEKIMGGLLLVVGLLMVTGAFSRLSYWLLETFPALSQLG, encoded by the coding sequence ATGTTTGGAATCGATCTTTTCGACGCAACCCTGTTGCCCTCGATGCTCGTCGCGCTCGCGGCGGGCATGGTGTCATTTCTGTCGCCCTGTGTCCTGCCCATCGTGCCGCCCTATCTGGCCTATATGTCCGGGATTTCGATGGGCGAACTGACCGGCGGCGGGCGCGGGTCGCGCAAGGCGATCCTGCCCGCGCTTCTGTTCGTTCTGGGCCTGTCGACGGTGTTTCTGTTTATGGGGTTCACCGCCTCGGCCTTTGGCATGTTCTTCCTGAAAAATCAGGCGCTTTTCGCTAAAATTTCGGGCGTGGTGATCATCATTCTGGGGCTGCATTTCCTGTCGGTTTTCCGCATCCCGATTCTGGATCGCGAAGCGCGGATCGATGCCGGGGATAAGGGCGGTACGGCCTTTGGTGCCTATATTCTGGGGCTGGCCTTTGCCTTTGGCTGGACGCCATGTATCGGGCCGCAACTGGGGGCGATCCTGTCGATGGCCGCCTCGGAAGGGTCTGTGTCGCGGGGTACTACGTTGCTGGCGACCTATGCCATCGGTCTGGGATTGCCGTTCCTGCTGTCCGCAATCTTCATCACCCGCGCTGTGGGGCTGATGAACCGTCTCAAGCGCCATATGGGGCTGATCGAAAAGATCATGGGCGGGCTGTTGCTGGTCGTTGGCTTGCTGATGGTCACCGGGGCGTTTTCGCGTCTGTCCTATTGGCTGCTGGAAACCTTTCCGGCATTGAGCCAGCTGGGCTGA
- a CDS encoding helix-turn-helix domain-containing protein, translating into MTPQDVADRLGVSTTTLSTWRCTKRYPLTYVKVGRLVRYRISDVEAFEISRLQEVAANDN; encoded by the coding sequence ATGACCCCGCAAGACGTGGCGGATCGCCTCGGGGTTTCAACGACAACACTCAGCACCTGGCGCTGCACAAAGCGCTATCCGCTCACCTATGTGAAGGTGGGGCGTTTGGTGCGCTACCGGATCTCTGATGTGGAGGCTTTCGAGATCTCCCGCCTTCAGGAGGTCGCCGCCAATGACAACTAA
- a CDS encoding cytochrome P450, producing MIPPKPPSRPEKTSLRRYVKLFRQDILSAQPEKLYRAWMAEFKTPFFHSFLVNQPDLVKRVLNDAVTGFPKSGRIAEGLRPLLGNSVFLTNGEIWQRQRRIIDPAFEGGRLKDSFPGMLAAGQDLVARLSEQHGPFDIEPAASHVAADVIFRTLFSIPITHHLARAVFQEFQDYQNAQPILNIAAFLPLPKWMPRFHRKRTRESARAIRGLIRDLTAARMAEIEAGTAPDDLATKIMTTEDPQTGTRFDTEDMIDQVAIFFLAGHETSATALGWALWLLAADPMVQARVAQEALALGPAPQFSDLSKLRFTKDVFRETLRLYPPVPMMVRESACPVQFRARRVPKGAQIVLSPWHLGRHQRFWDDPDCFDPDRFKTENGKACLRDAFIPFSAGPRVCTGAGFAMVEGPLLLALIVQAFQIEKVEGRDPVPVAHLTVRSRDGIWLRLTPRQRGQAG from the coding sequence ATGATCCCGCCCAAGCCGCCATCGCGCCCGGAAAAGACCAGCCTGCGTCGCTATGTGAAACTGTTTCGTCAGGACATCCTGTCGGCACAGCCCGAAAAGCTGTATCGGGCCTGGATGGCCGAATTCAAAACGCCGTTTTTCCACTCCTTTCTGGTCAATCAGCCGGATCTGGTGAAACGCGTGCTCAATGATGCGGTGACAGGCTTTCCGAAATCGGGCCGCATCGCCGAAGGTCTGCGCCCGCTTCTGGGCAACAGCGTATTTCTGACCAATGGCGAAATCTGGCAACGCCAGCGTCGGATCATCGACCCGGCCTTTGAGGGCGGGCGGCTCAAGGACAGTTTTCCGGGCATGTTGGCGGCCGGTCAGGATCTGGTGGCGCGCCTGTCAGAGCAGCATGGCCCCTTTGACATCGAACCGGCGGCCAGCCATGTGGCGGCAGATGTGATTTTTCGCACGCTCTTTTCGATTCCGATCACCCACCATCTGGCACGGGCGGTGTTTCAGGAATTTCAGGACTATCAGAACGCGCAGCCGATTCTGAACATTGCCGCCTTTTTGCCGCTGCCGAAATGGATGCCGAGGTTTCACCGCAAGCGCACGCGTGAGAGCGCGCGTGCTATACGCGGACTGATCCGGGATCTGACGGCGGCGCGCATGGCCGAGATCGAGGCCGGGACTGCGCCGGATGATCTGGCCACGAAGATCATGACCACAGAGGACCCGCAAACAGGGACGCGCTTCGACACCGAAGACATGATCGATCAGGTCGCGATTTTCTTTTTGGCCGGGCATGAAACCTCGGCGACTGCGCTGGGATGGGCGCTGTGGTTGCTGGCGGCCGATCCGATGGTTCAGGCACGGGTGGCCCAAGAGGCGCTGGCGCTGGGACCTGCGCCGCAGTTTTCGGATCTCTCAAAGCTGCGGTTTACCAAGGATGTGTTCCGCGAAACCCTGCGGCTTTATCCTCCTGTGCCGATGATGGTGCGCGAATCCGCCTGTCCGGTTCAGTTTCGCGCGCGCCGGGTGCCCAAGGGGGCGCAAATCGTTCTGTCGCCCTGGCATCTGGGGCGGCATCAGCGGTTTTGGGACGACCCGGACTGTTTCGATCCGGACCGTTTCAAGACCGAAAACGGTAAAGCCTGTCTGCGCGATGCCTTCATTCCTTTTTCCGCCGGGCCGCGGGTCTGTACCGGGGCGGGCTTTGCCATGGTCGAGGGGCCGCTCTTGCTGGCGCTGATCGTTCAGGCCTTTCAGATCGAGAAGGTCGAGGGGCGTGACCCGGTGCCTGTCGCGCATCTGACGGTGCGCTCCAGGGATGGGATTTGGCTGAGACTGACGCCACGCCAGCGCGGGCAGGCGGGCTGA
- a CDS encoding cysteine synthase A, which yields MSAPNPLKRDLIETIGNTPLIRLKGPSEATGCDIYGKAEFLNPGQSVKDRAALFIIQDAVAKGQLKPGGTIVEGTAGNTGIGLALVGSALGFKTVIVIPETQSQEKKDMIRLAGAELVQVPAAPYKNPNNYVRYSERLAEALARTTNEGVIWANQFDNVANRQAHIETTGPEIWEQTGGNVDGFICAVGSGGTLAGIGMALQPKGVKIGLADPMGAALYSYYKTGELKSEGGSITEGIGQGRITANLEGFTPDFAYQIPDEEALPVVFDLLQHEGLCVGGSSGINVAGAMRMAREMGPGHTIVTVLCDYGTRYQSKLFNPEFLQEKNLPVPAWLDRGPRALPDVYKEA from the coding sequence ATGTCTGCCCCGAACCCGTTGAAACGTGACCTGATCGAAACCATTGGCAACACGCCCCTGATCCGGCTGAAAGGCCCGTCGGAGGCGACCGGTTGCGACATTTACGGCAAGGCGGAGTTTCTCAACCCCGGCCAATCAGTCAAGGACCGTGCGGCGCTCTTCATCATTCAGGATGCTGTAGCGAAGGGCCAGTTGAAACCGGGTGGCACGATTGTCGAAGGCACGGCGGGCAACACCGGGATCGGTCTGGCGCTGGTCGGCTCGGCACTGGGTTTCAAAACGGTGATCGTCATCCCCGAAACCCAGTCGCAGGAAAAGAAAGACATGATCCGGCTGGCGGGAGCCGAGCTCGTTCAGGTGCCGGCGGCGCCCTATAAGAATCCCAACAACTATGTGCGCTATTCGGAACGGCTGGCCGAGGCGCTGGCGCGGACCACGAACGAAGGCGTGATCTGGGCCAACCAGTTCGACAATGTCGCCAACCGTCAGGCGCATATCGAAACCACTGGTCCCGAAATCTGGGAGCAAACCGGCGGCAATGTGGATGGGTTCATCTGTGCGGTTGGGTCCGGCGGCACGCTGGCCGGGATCGGCATGGCGCTGCAGCCCAAGGGCGTGAAAATCGGTCTGGCCGATCCGATGGGGGCAGCGCTCTACAGCTATTACAAAACGGGCGAGCTGAAATCCGAAGGCGGATCGATCACCGAAGGCATCGGTCAGGGTCGCATCACCGCCAACCTCGAAGGGTTCACCCCCGATTTCGCCTATCAGATCCCCGATGAAGAGGCGCTGCCGGTGGTCTTCGATCTGCTGCAGCATGAGGGGCTTTGCGTTGGTGGGTCCTCCGGTATCAATGTCGCGGGCGCAATGCGGATGGCGCGGGAAATGGGGCCGGGTCACACCATCGTCACGGTTCTGTGTGATTACGGGACCCGTTACCAGTCCAAACTCTTCAACCCCGAGTTTTTGCAGGAAAAAAATCTCCCGGTTCCCGCGTGGCTGGACCGTGGACCGCGCGCCTTGCCTGACGTATATAAGGAGGCATGA
- a CDS encoding DUF3772 domain-containing protein: MIVRLLARLLLIFCLALPLAVSAQEVVTPDYKNWEKIAVQAEDQLAESDAPNATLESLRDNLAVWRSQFLEAENTNAARIDTLRAQIDALGPAPAEGETESKEIAQRRAELTKQLEDAEAPVKTAEEAYTRANGLIGEIDTILLDRQTDAFLQLGPSPLNPTLWPAAFTALKETAVKGWSAVVGNLKSQTGAATLKSNGIEILFYLAVAFILVLRGRVWSSGLTRSLRKHVSGVAGQGVTGFLASLLQVIVPFAGMVVFLEAAQVSGVLGPRAEVFVRTLPKIGFAYFTARWFADRLLYSSASGEALFEFSVARRLEVSSYATVAGLVVAAHSGLMELSQIDGYSESTLAVLSFPLIAVGAVAVFRLGQLIGQAVPQTAHPEEASEDAEEESSELGFARLVTRSLSRLILFVSAAAFVLGAAGYMSAAQGIVIPTVYSLAIIGLIAITSRFARDFYALLTRREDGGRDALVPVLVTFLLVVMSAPLFALVWGVREERLWEIWAKMQEGVTLGGIDVSVSNLIAFVVIFGIGLGLTRLLKAGLSSTILPRTRLDKGGQNAIVAGVGYLGVFLATIVAIVAAGIDLSALAIVAGALSVGIGFGMQNIVQNFASGIILLIERPISEGDWIDVGNGQMGIVRDISVRSTRVETFDKTDLIVPNADLISNQVTNYTRGNMIGRVIVPVGVAYGTDTRKVEEILREIAEAQPMVAMNPAPQVLFLNFGADSLEFEIRAILRNVNFILAVKNDINHAIAKRFTEEGIEIPFAQRDIWLRNPEALIGKPDKTISAAPESSDVGAATPTSRTSEEDARNMLQDGDMEDGGGDPDE; this comes from the coding sequence ATGATTGTACGTCTCCTTGCTCGCCTTCTTCTGATCTTCTGTCTGGCGCTGCCGCTTGCGGTCAGTGCGCAGGAGGTCGTAACGCCTGATTACAAGAATTGGGAAAAGATTGCCGTTCAGGCCGAAGATCAATTGGCCGAAAGCGATGCGCCGAATGCGACACTGGAGAGCTTGCGCGACAACCTTGCGGTCTGGCGGTCGCAGTTTCTGGAGGCCGAGAACACCAATGCTGCACGTATTGACACCTTGCGTGCCCAGATCGACGCTCTTGGTCCGGCGCCGGCCGAAGGCGAGACCGAAAGCAAGGAGATCGCGCAGCGACGCGCGGAGCTGACCAAACAGCTGGAAGACGCCGAAGCCCCGGTCAAAACCGCGGAAGAAGCCTATACGCGGGCCAACGGATTGATCGGTGAAATCGACACGATTCTGCTAGACCGCCAGACCGATGCGTTCCTGCAACTCGGTCCTTCGCCGCTCAATCCGACGCTCTGGCCCGCGGCCTTTACGGCACTCAAAGAAACTGCAGTCAAAGGCTGGAGTGCGGTTGTCGGCAATTTGAAATCCCAGACCGGCGCGGCAACGCTCAAATCCAATGGCATTGAAATCCTGTTCTATCTGGCAGTTGCCTTCATTCTGGTGCTGCGCGGGCGGGTCTGGTCGTCCGGGCTGACGCGGTCTTTGCGCAAACATGTCTCGGGTGTCGCCGGGCAGGGTGTCACAGGGTTTCTGGCGTCGTTGTTGCAGGTGATCGTCCCCTTTGCGGGGATGGTGGTGTTTCTGGAGGCCGCGCAGGTTTCCGGTGTGCTGGGGCCGCGCGCAGAGGTGTTCGTGCGGACCCTTCCCAAAATCGGCTTTGCCTATTTCACCGCACGCTGGTTTGCTGATCGGCTTTTGTATTCTTCGGCCTCCGGGGAGGCCTTGTTTGAGTTTTCCGTGGCGCGCCGGTTGGAAGTATCCAGCTATGCCACAGTTGCTGGCTTAGTGGTCGCGGCGCATTCCGGCTTGATGGAACTGAGCCAGATCGACGGTTACAGCGAAAGCACGCTGGCGGTCCTGTCCTTCCCGCTGATCGCTGTGGGCGCCGTCGCCGTGTTCCGTCTGGGCCAGTTGATCGGGCAGGCGGTGCCGCAAACCGCGCATCCCGAAGAGGCTTCCGAGGACGCCGAGGAAGAGTCCTCTGAACTTGGCTTTGCCCGTCTCGTCACCCGCAGCCTGTCGCGCCTGATCCTATTCGTCTCGGCGGCTGCCTTTGTGCTGGGGGCAGCAGGGTATATGTCGGCGGCGCAGGGTATCGTGATCCCCACGGTCTATTCCCTGGCGATTATCGGTCTGATCGCGATCACGTCGCGGTTCGCCCGCGATTTCTATGCCCTGCTGACCAGGCGTGAAGACGGGGGGCGCGACGCGCTGGTTCCGGTGCTTGTCACCTTCCTACTGGTGGTGATGTCCGCTCCGCTCTTCGCGCTGGTCTGGGGCGTACGTGAAGAGCGCCTTTGGGAAATCTGGGCGAAGATGCAAGAGGGCGTGACCCTTGGCGGGATCGACGTGTCGGTCAGCAATCTCATTGCCTTTGTGGTGATCTTCGGCATCGGTCTTGGGCTGACGCGGTTGCTCAAGGCTGGGCTGTCTTCGACCATCCTGCCCAGAACCCGGCTTGATAAGGGCGGGCAGAACGCCATTGTCGCCGGGGTTGGCTATCTGGGCGTGTTTCTGGCGACCATCGTGGCCATTGTCGCCGCGGGTATCGACCTGTCGGCGCTTGCGATCGTGGCCGGGGCGCTGTCGGTCGGGATCGGCTTTGGCATGCAGAACATTGTCCAGAACTTTGCATCGGGCATCATCCTGCTGATCGAGCGACCGATTTCCGAAGGTGACTGGATCGACGTCGGCAACGGGCAGATGGGCATCGTGCGCGACATTTCTGTCCGTTCCACCCGGGTTGAAACCTTCGATAAAACCGATCTGATCGTGCCGAACGCCGATCTGATTTCCAATCAGGTGACGAATTACACTCGTGGCAACATGATCGGTCGGGTGATCGTGCCGGTTGGCGTGGCCTATGGCACCGACACGCGCAAGGTCGAAGAAATCCTGCGTGAAATCGCTGAGGCCCAGCCCATGGTGGCCATGAACCCCGCACCGCAGGTCCTGTTTCTGAATTTCGGTGCGGATTCGCTGGAATTCGAAATCCGCGCGATCCTGCGCAATGTGAATTTCATTCTCGCGGTCAAAAACGACATCAACCATGCCATCGCCAAACGCTTCACCGAAGAAGGGATCGAAATCCCCTTCGCGCAGCGCGATATCTGGCTCCGCAATCCCGAGGCGCTGATCGGCAAACCGGACAAGACGATCTCTGCGGCACCGGAAAGCAGCGACGTCGGCGCGGCAACACCGACCTCCCGGACCTCTGAAGAGGACGCACGCAACATGTTGCAGGACGGCGATATGGAGGACGGAGGCGGGGATCCCGACGAATGA